A region of the Agromyces sp. CF514 genome:
GACACGGCGAGGACCACCTGCCCGGCACGATGATCCCGGCTGAGTACGGGCTCGATCACGCGCTCGCCGTGATGCGCGACTTCGGTGCCGACACGATGGTGATCACGAGTTCGGACGAACTCGGACCAGAACGGGTGCGGGAGCTGAGCTGGGGACTCATCCCCGGGGCCGAGCACCTCGTCGTCGCGCCCAGCCTGATCGACATCGGCGGTCCGCGCATCCACACCCGCCCGGTCGCGGGCCTGCCGCTCATGCACATCGAGACGCCGAAGTTCGAGGGGCGCAAACTGGTTGCGAAGCGCGTGTTCGACCTGATCGTCTCCTTCGCGCTCATCGTCGTGCTGTCACCCGCGTTGGCGTTCGTCGCGATCGTGGTGAAGGCGACGTCGCCGGGACCGATCTTCTTCAGGCAGTGGCGCATCGGCAAGGATGAGCGGCCGTTCAACATGCTCAAGTTCCGTTCCATGGCCGACGGGTCGGATTCGCAGCTTCGAGAGCTGATCGCGGCGCAGGGGACGGACAGCACTCCGCTGTTCAAGGTGGCCAACGACCCGAGGATCACGCCGATCGGGCGGTTCATCAGAAAGTACTCGCTCGACGAGCTCCCGCAGTTGTTCAACGTCTTCGGAGGTTCGATGAGCCTGGTCGGCCCGAGACCGCAGGTCGCCGCGGAAGTGGAACTATACGACCGGGGGGCGCATCGTCGGCTCTTGGTGCAGCCCGGCATGACCGGACTCTGGCAGGTCAGTGGGCGATCGTCGCTCAGTTGGGAGGAGAGCGTGCGTCTCGACCTCTACTACGTGGAGAACTGGTCAATCACGGGCGACTTCGCGATCCTCTGGCGGACGTTCCGCGCGGTTCTGGCCCCGGGCTCCGAGACTGGGTAGCGCGTGGGTGGTCTCATAGTGCACGAGTGGATTGAACCAACCGGTGGCTCGGAGAACGTACTCGAGCGATTTATCGCCTTGTATCCGGATAGCGAAGTGTTGTGTTTGTGGAACAACGCGGCGCATCGATTCGACGGCGCGCAGATTCGGGAATCGTGGCTGTCACGAACGCCGTTGCGTAGATCGAAAGCGCTAGCGCTTCCGGCCGCCGCGCTAGCTTGGCGTACCAGAAGTGAAGATGCGGAGTGGGTGCTCGTGAGCTCCCATGCATTCGCCCATCACGTGCGAACCAAGGCAGGGGATCCACGCACTCCGAAGCTTGTCTATGCGCACACGCCGGCTCGGTATCTTTGGGAGCCGGATCTTGATCCGCGAGGGAGTTCGCCGTTGTTTCGGGCCGTAGCGTCCCCACTACGCGGAATCGATGCAAGACGAGCCCAGGAAGCGACGAGTATCGTCGCCAACAGCATCTTCGTCGCGCAACGAGTTCGGCGGGCGTGGGGGAGAACCGCGAGCGTCATTTATCCTCCGGTTTCCGTAAAGGCAATTCAGGATCGCGACGCGTGGAGCCAGCGTCTCACCGACCAAGATCACGATGTGCTCGCGAACCTGCCGGATGAGTTCATACTCAGCGCTTCTCGATTTGTCAGGTACAAGCGTCTGGAAGACGCCATTCGGATCGGCGAGATCACACGAATGCCTGTGGTAATCGCCGGATCGGGGCCAGATAGCAGGTATCTCCGGCAAGCTGCGGAGCGTTCGGCCGCAGACGTGCGGTTTGTGGACCAACCATCGGATTGGCTGCTCTACGCGTTGTACGAACGAGCGCTCGTGTTCGTGTTTACCGCGATCGAGGATTTTGGCATCATGCCGGTCGAGGCCATGGCCGCCGGTACCCCCGTGATCGTCAACGCGATCGGGGGGGCACGAGAGCCAGTTGAGATGTTGGGAGGCGGTGCTGTCTTGCGAGACCACTCCGAAGCTGGGATACAGAGGGCGCTGAAGGACGCTCTTTCCACGGATCGGGACGCACTGTGGATGGGTGTCCAGGCGTTCGATGTCGAAGTGTTCGACGCGAACGTTGTTCGATGGCGGGAGGCCTCCATTGCCTGACGCAAGTGCAACCGACAAACTACGCGTCATTTTCGTCGAACACACTGGCCAACCCGGCGGTGGACAGCTCGGCATCGAGCGCTACCTTGGTGCCGACAGCGGACACGATCGTCGAATTCTCTTCCTGGAGTCCGGCCCCGTCAGCCAACGGCTCTCGGATCAGTCAGTTCATGTTGAGACCTTGGGCGACCCAACCGGAAGGTGGTTCGGGCTCCTTCGGACGCCAAGACTGATCGCTCGCCTCCGACACAGTTCGTACGACGTGGTCGTTGCAAACAGCATGAAGGCCGCGACCGCCATGGTCCTTGCGCCGCGGGGCAATGGGGTACGGGTTCTCTACCTTCGAGACGATCTCAACCGAGAGCGACTTTCGGCTGTCCGGTGGTGGTTCCTGGCACGGGTGGTGGCGCGCAGCTTCGATGCGTTCCTTGCAAACTCAGCGTGGACGGCTTCCACCATTCCAGCGGCCCTTGGTGCGCGGCCTGTCCGGGTCGCCTATCCAGTGAGCGGGACCCGGTGCGGAGGTTCTCTCCCTGCGACACCTTCGGAGAGCCTTGCGATTCTCTCTCTGAGCCGAATCGCGGCGTGGAAGGGCACACATGTTCTCATCGAAGCATTAGGAATCCTCGAGGAACGGGGGGTGAGGTTTAAAGCCACCATTGCGGGCAGCGCGCTCTTTCAAAGCAAGAAATATGAGGAACAGGTCCGGCGGATGGCCGCCGCGCTCCGATCCGACGTTTCATTTGTAGGGCAGGTAAGCGATGTCACCACGCTTCTCAATTCCCACAACGTACTTGTGAGCTCAAACGTCACGCCGGAACCGTTTGGACAGGTCCTGATCCAAGGGATGAGTTCTGGGCTCGCGGTCGTGGCGACGAATATCGGCGGGCCCATCGAGATCACCGAAGGCGGCGTGAGTGGGCTGCTCGTCGAAGCGAATAGCGCCGAATCGCTTGCAGACGGGCTTCAGCAATTGAGCGAAGTGAAGTCGGTTCGGACTCGTTTCGTCGAGTCAGGGCGGCAAAGAGCCGCAGCGTTCGTGGACGAGGTGACCGTGCCGGCACTCGACGACGCAATTACTGAACTTCATGCGTCTGTGATGCGGGGTAGAGGATGAGTTGGCGGGCCAATGCGTCGTTGGCCGAAGTGCAGCCGCGGCAGTCACTAACGAAACGTATAGCGGTCGGATTGATCTTCGCTTCGCTCGCGGTCAACGTCGTCGTTCCAAAAGCAGGCGTCAAGGTTGGCGACGTTCCAGTCACGGCAGGGACGATCATCTGCGTTTTGGCCCTCATCGTCGGCCTATTTGCGTTCCTCGCGGGCAGGCGAATCAATTTCACGCCTGTCACGACGTTGATCATGCTTCTTAGCGGGTATATGGGCGTCCGGAGCCTCATCGACTGGATGCTGGGAGAAGTCCGCATCGAGTACGTGTGGGGACTCGTCGTTGGCCCGATGCTTTTCGTCCTGGTCTCGAATGCCCTCACAACAAGCCGAGAAATCGAAATTGCGGTGAAGATCCTCGTGGTCGGGTTCGTGCTGGTGACCGCTTACGCGGTGCTCCAGTACATTCTTGGCGTAAACGCAGTAGCGATCCCCGGAATCACGGTCAATCTCACTGACTATCAGACCGGTGCCGAATGGTACCTCCAGAAACACAATCGGGTTGGGTCAGGGTCGAAACTTTTTTCCACGTATCAGAACGGCAATCTGCTAGGTGTTAACCTCTTGCTGATCTTCCCTGTCGTGTATGAGGTTGTGCGGCGCCAGTGGAAGCTTCCGGCGCTCGTCGCATTCGTTGCTGTTGCCATGCTTACGCTCTCCCGAAGCGCATGGCTGGGAGTGGCTGCGTACCTGGCATTTCGATTCGTCTTTACGAAGTCGGCCACCGCCGCCGCCGCCGCCGCTCGCATTTTCGCTGGTATTGCCCTGATCATCGCTGGCGCTGCACTCTTTGGTGCGTTTCCTCAGGTGACCGACAGACTGTTCGGTTCGAACGTGGACTATCTAACGCGCCTTTCGGGACGGACGCCTCGCCTTACCCAACTAATTGAAAGTACGATCACTAATCCGATCGCCGTGTTCTTTGGCCCGCAAGGAATAAGCGAGTACGAGGGCGGTGCGTATGAGATCACCTACGCCGCGGTCTATCTGGCCGGCGGTCTCATCGCCTTGGCGTTGCTGGTTGCGATACTGGTTCGTTCAATTCACGGCCTCCTCAAGTCTGCTGACCGTGTGGCCTTAGGGGTGGGCTTTGGAATCACGGTCTACGCCGTTGCATCGTTTATCGAAGGTGGGTTCTGGCTGCCGCCGACGCCCTCCCTCTTCTGGATGATTCTGGGGTTGGGCTTCGCCGCGGCCGCGCAGCCCGGTGCAACGCTATCGGCGAGGCGCGGCTAGGCGCTCGTGATACACCGAAGCAAACTCCCGCCCGAGGAGGCTCCAGTTGCGCATGCGAAGATCCGGGTGGGAGTCTTTCTGGCGGCCACGGACGACTGCGAGCGTATCGAGTAGGTGCCGGGAACTCAGCGCTCCGCAATACAGATGCACCCATTGATCTCCGACTTCTGCTTTTAGGCGGGTGGACATAGGGGTCTCGGGCAAGAGGATAGGCCGGGACAGCGTGAGAGCGAGCATCGCTGCTCCAGAGTTATAGAGGTGTTCGTATGGCAGCACCACCAATTCCGCAGAGCGAATAGACGTCGCGAGTTCCTCATCGGAGAGCAGCCTCGGGTCCACGTCGAGCCAGGGCTCACGGATTGAACTCTGCACGAGTGACTCGACTAGTACGGCATCGTCCGAAGGCCCTACGATTCTCAGTCGGATCTGGCTATACGGTTGAGCGTCT
Encoded here:
- a CDS encoding sugar transferase; the encoded protein is MVMRRFYAAATMTTSAWSSQLARRVRITDLLVLVWVVFGTQIAWVGLDYSTPGFSGSRADVTVSYTVVSFVIVIAWMLALELYDTRSPRVLGVGSQEYRAVADSALRLFGLVAIAAFLLKIDIGRGYVLISFPLGVVVLIFSRWMWRQWLGVQRRNGEYSSRVLLVGSRDSVMVIARELERTPEAGYRIAGACVPGHGEDHLPGTMIPAEYGLDHALAVMRDFGADTMVITSSDELGPERVRELSWGLIPGAEHLVVAPSLIDIGGPRIHTRPVAGLPLMHIETPKFEGRKLVAKRVFDLIVSFALIVVLSPALAFVAIVVKATSPGPIFFRQWRIGKDERPFNMLKFRSMADGSDSQLRELIAAQGTDSTPLFKVANDPRITPIGRFIRKYSLDELPQLFNVFGGSMSLVGPRPQVAAEVELYDRGAHRRLLVQPGMTGLWQVSGRSSLSWEESVRLDLYYVENWSITGDFAILWRTFRAVLAPGSETG
- a CDS encoding glycosyltransferase, with amino-acid sequence MLANLPDEFILSASRFVRYKRLEDAIRIGEITRMPVVIAGSGPDSRYLRQAAERSAADVRFVDQPSDWLLYALYERALVFVFTAIEDFGIMPVEAMAAGTPVIVNAIGGAREPVEMLGGGAVLRDHSEAGIQRALKDALSTDRDALWMGVQAFDVEVFDANVVRWREASIA
- a CDS encoding glycosyltransferase family 4 protein; amino-acid sequence: MSKCSTRTLFDGGRPPLPDASATDKLRVIFVEHTGQPGGGQLGIERYLGADSGHDRRILFLESGPVSQRLSDQSVHVETLGDPTGRWFGLLRTPRLIARLRHSSYDVVVANSMKAATAMVLAPRGNGVRVLYLRDDLNRERLSAVRWWFLARVVARSFDAFLANSAWTASTIPAALGARPVRVAYPVSGTRCGGSLPATPSESLAILSLSRIAAWKGTHVLIEALGILEERGVRFKATIAGSALFQSKKYEEQVRRMAAALRSDVSFVGQVSDVTTLLNSHNVLVSSNVTPEPFGQVLIQGMSSGLAVVATNIGGPIEITEGGVSGLLVEANSAESLADGLQQLSEVKSVRTRFVESGRQRAAAFVDEVTVPALDDAITELHASVMRGRG
- a CDS encoding O-antigen ligase; translated protein: MAEVQPRQSLTKRIAVGLIFASLAVNVVVPKAGVKVGDVPVTAGTIICVLALIVGLFAFLAGRRINFTPVTTLIMLLSGYMGVRSLIDWMLGEVRIEYVWGLVVGPMLFVLVSNALTTSREIEIAVKILVVGFVLVTAYAVLQYILGVNAVAIPGITVNLTDYQTGAEWYLQKHNRVGSGSKLFSTYQNGNLLGVNLLLIFPVVYEVVRRQWKLPALVAFVAVAMLTLSRSAWLGVAAYLAFRFVFTKSATAAAAAARIFAGIALIIAGAALFGAFPQVTDRLFGSNVDYLTRLSGRTPRLTQLIESTITNPIAVFFGPQGISEYEGGAYEITYAAVYLAGGLIALALLVAILVRSIHGLLKSADRVALGVGFGITVYAVASFIEGGFWLPPTPSLFWMILGLGFAAAAQPGATLSARRG